A single genomic interval of Chitinophaga sp. 180180018-3 harbors:
- a CDS encoding GSCFA domain-containing protein, producing MQFHLSFPVTPLQADMKYGQQLLLMGSCFAEEIGGKLREHRFNTLINPHGILYNPLSITKALNSYLDGKIYTKEDLFQHNDSWNSWDHHSRFSALTPEAALENITQQQTAATQAIEQADWLILTLGSAHAYVLKENNRMVGNCHKVPGGNFYKRLLTVDEVVTALDNTLHRLFFRNKKINILFTVSPVRYIRDGVVENNLSKAILLQAVHHLVNKFNRLYYFPAYELVIDDLRDYRFYKEDLVHPNELAINYVWEQVVKACISPASQELLHQIAELNRAAGHRPFSPESQQHQQFLHTYAGKVQQLISQHPEVDLQDLLKVFA from the coding sequence ATGCAGTTTCATTTGAGTTTCCCGGTTACACCATTGCAGGCCGATATGAAGTATGGCCAGCAGCTGCTGCTGATGGGCTCCTGCTTCGCAGAAGAGATCGGTGGTAAGTTAAGGGAACATCGCTTCAATACCCTCATCAATCCTCATGGTATCCTCTATAACCCGCTGAGCATCACCAAAGCACTGAACAGTTACCTTGACGGAAAAATCTATACAAAAGAAGATCTTTTCCAGCACAACGATAGCTGGAACAGCTGGGATCATCATAGCCGGTTTTCGGCGCTGACGCCGGAAGCCGCGCTGGAGAATATTACACAACAGCAAACAGCTGCTACCCAGGCCATTGAACAGGCCGACTGGCTGATACTCACCCTCGGATCGGCGCATGCCTATGTGCTGAAAGAAAACAACCGGATGGTGGGCAACTGTCACAAGGTACCGGGCGGTAATTTCTACAAGCGCCTGCTCACGGTAGATGAGGTGGTGACCGCACTCGATAACACGCTTCACCGGTTATTCTTCCGGAACAAAAAAATTAATATACTCTTCACCGTTAGTCCGGTCCGTTACATCCGCGATGGAGTAGTGGAAAATAATCTCAGCAAAGCAATACTGCTGCAGGCGGTTCATCATCTTGTTAATAAATTTAACCGCCTGTATTATTTCCCTGCTTATGAACTGGTGATAGATGATCTGCGTGATTACCGCTTTTATAAGGAAGATCTCGTACATCCGAACGAGTTAGCCATTAACTACGTATGGGAACAGGTGGTGAAAGCCTGTATCAGTCCGGCCAGCCAGGAGTTGCTTCACCAGATAGCAGAACTGAACCGGGCCGCGGGGCATCGCCCGTTTAGCCCGGAAAGTCAGCAGCATCAGCAGTTCCTGCATACCTATGCGGGAAAAGTGCAGCAGTTGATTAGCCAACATCCCGAAGTGGATCTGCAGGATCTGCTGAAGGTGTTTGCCTAA
- a CDS encoding hydroxymethylglutaryl-CoA lyase, which produces MLKLVECPRDAMQGWHRMISTDEKVAYLNALLRVGFDTIDFGSFVSPKFIPQMADTREVLPRLQLTGSSSKLLAIVANVRGAEDAVAFDEISYLGYPFSVSETFQLRNTNKTIAESLEQVNTIQELCIKNRKELVVYISMGFGNPYGDPYSPEIVLRWVEEMVKLEIGIISLADTVGLAAPETVKQLFSHLVPAYPGVEIGAHLHAGPNNWKEKVLAAYEHGCTRFDSSIRGIGGCPMAEDELVGNLATENLIAFCEEHREPLSLNMPALRGAQQLANSVFI; this is translated from the coding sequence ATGCTAAAATTAGTCGAATGCCCGCGCGATGCCATGCAGGGATGGCACCGGATGATTAGTACAGATGAAAAGGTAGCGTACCTGAATGCATTACTCAGGGTCGGTTTTGATACCATCGACTTTGGCAGTTTTGTATCTCCCAAATTCATTCCCCAAATGGCGGACACCCGGGAGGTACTGCCCCGCCTGCAGCTGACCGGCTCGTCGAGCAAGCTGCTGGCCATTGTGGCCAATGTGCGGGGGGCTGAAGATGCAGTGGCATTTGATGAAATCAGCTATCTCGGATATCCTTTTTCTGTTTCCGAAACTTTTCAGTTAAGAAATACCAATAAAACCATCGCAGAATCGCTGGAGCAGGTAAATACCATCCAGGAGCTGTGTATCAAAAACCGGAAAGAGCTGGTGGTATACATCTCCATGGGATTTGGTAATCCTTATGGAGATCCTTACAGTCCGGAAATTGTATTGAGATGGGTAGAAGAGATGGTGAAGCTGGAGATAGGGATCATTTCCCTGGCTGACACGGTGGGCCTGGCTGCGCCGGAAACGGTGAAGCAGCTGTTTAGTCACCTCGTGCCGGCTTACCCCGGCGTGGAAATAGGTGCGCATCTGCACGCTGGGCCGAATAACTGGAAAGAAAAAGTGCTGGCTGCCTACGAGCATGGCTGCACGCGTTTCGACAGCTCCATCCGCGGCATCGGCGGTTGCCCGATGGCGGAAGATGAGCTGGTAGGGAACCTCGCCACAGAAAACCTGATTGCCTTTTGTGAAGAGCACCGTGAGCCGCTTTCCCTCAACATGCCGGCCCTGCGCGGAGCGCAGCAACTGGCTAATTCCGTTTTTATATAG
- the rlmB gene encoding 23S rRNA (guanosine(2251)-2'-O)-methyltransferase RlmB — protein sequence MERKHNAFKGERREGQKGPRKYAVQRPKQSSMIIGRQPLLEALNTGKSIERIYMLRTATGDIIPQIRELAQAGNIPVNYVPAEKLNALTQANHQGVVAIAGNVTYLDLQDVISHVTEKGEVPLFLVLDGITDVRNIGAIARSAVCCGAQAIIIPDKGIAALNEEAMKSSAGALEKIAICRVNSLNKAIDTLHLNGIKVMASEMETELKLYDCDLKEPVAVIMGSEDKGVYPSLLKASDILFRIPMAGNFESFNVSVAAGIILYEALKQRTV from the coding sequence ATGGAAAGAAAACACAACGCTTTCAAAGGAGAAAGAAGAGAGGGGCAGAAAGGCCCCCGTAAATATGCGGTGCAACGGCCGAAGCAGTCCAGTATGATCATTGGCCGCCAGCCGTTACTGGAGGCGCTGAATACCGGCAAGTCCATCGAGCGCATTTATATGCTGCGTACCGCTACCGGCGATATCATTCCGCAGATCCGGGAGCTGGCGCAGGCGGGTAATATCCCCGTTAACTATGTGCCGGCGGAAAAGCTGAATGCGCTGACCCAGGCCAATCACCAGGGCGTGGTAGCTATTGCGGGGAACGTGACCTACCTGGATTTGCAGGATGTGATTTCCCATGTGACCGAAAAAGGAGAGGTGCCATTGTTCCTGGTACTGGACGGCATTACGGATGTACGCAATATAGGCGCTATTGCCAGAAGTGCCGTTTGTTGCGGGGCGCAGGCGATTATTATACCGGATAAAGGGATTGCAGCGCTGAACGAAGAGGCCATGAAATCATCCGCCGGAGCGTTGGAGAAAATAGCCATCTGCCGGGTAAACAGCCTGAATAAGGCGATTGATACCCTGCACCTGAACGGTATTAAGGTGATGGCCAGCGAGATGGAAACGGAGTTAAAGCTGTACGACTGTGATCTGAAAGAACCGGTGGCAGTGATCATGGGCTCGGAAGATAAAGGCGTGTATCCATCGCTGCTCAAGGCTTCCGACATATTGTTCCGTATTCCTATGGCAGGTAATTTCGAATCATTCAATGTATCTGTGGCAGCGGGTATCATCCTGTATGAGGCGCTGAAACAGAGAACGGTTTAA
- a CDS encoding NUDIX hydrolase, translating into MDTTRNPWTIKSREIKYDNNWISIWHHDVLTPAGTPGIYGVVHFKNVAIGIVALDDDNNIYLVGQYRFPLNRYSWEIPEGGGPLHEAPLDAAQRELLEETGLVARHWEVIVKMDISNSVSDEECIIYLATGLEQREAEPEETEELIVKKVPFEEACRMVDTFEIRDSLSVAAIQKVKIRQLTAGS; encoded by the coding sequence ATGGACACAACAAGGAATCCCTGGACCATCAAGTCCAGGGAGATAAAATATGACAATAACTGGATCAGCATCTGGCACCATGATGTATTGACGCCTGCCGGAACGCCCGGTATATACGGCGTTGTACATTTCAAGAACGTCGCCATCGGCATAGTGGCACTCGATGATGATAACAATATCTATCTCGTAGGGCAGTACCGTTTCCCGCTGAACCGTTACAGCTGGGAAATCCCTGAGGGAGGTGGCCCGCTTCACGAAGCCCCGCTGGATGCTGCCCAGAGAGAATTACTGGAAGAAACCGGGCTGGTTGCCAGGCACTGGGAAGTGATTGTGAAAATGGATATTTCCAATTCCGTATCAGATGAAGAATGCATCATTTACCTCGCTACCGGCCTTGAACAACGGGAGGCCGAGCCGGAAGAAACAGAAGAACTCATTGTAAAAAAGGTGCCTTTCGAAGAAGCCTGCCGCATGGTGGATACCTTCGAAATCCGGGATTCTTTATCAGTAGCAGCTATTCAGAAAGTGAAAATAAGGCAGCTAACGGCCGGAAGCTAG
- a CDS encoding GNAT family N-acetyltransferase: MEVIRATELHTNEVAVLFDAYRVYYEQAPDYSGARLFIAERMEKKDSVIFVAMEGEEIIGFTQLYPIFTSLGMKRSWLLNDLYVLEAHRGKGAGKLLLDAAAALGRETDSSWMMLQTYTSNTGAQALYEREGFERDDHSYYYYKSL; encoded by the coding sequence ATGGAAGTTATTCGCGCAACGGAACTACATACCAACGAAGTAGCGGTGCTGTTTGATGCTTACCGCGTCTATTATGAGCAGGCGCCGGATTACAGCGGTGCACGGCTATTCATTGCTGAGCGGATGGAGAAGAAAGACAGTGTGATATTTGTAGCCATGGAAGGTGAAGAGATCATCGGTTTCACACAGTTGTACCCGATCTTTACGTCCCTGGGCATGAAGCGGAGTTGGTTGTTGAATGACCTGTATGTGCTGGAAGCGCATCGTGGTAAAGGCGCCGGTAAATTGCTGCTGGATGCAGCCGCCGCGCTTGGCAGGGAAACAGATTCCAGCTGGATGATGCTGCAAACATATACCAGTAATACCGGCGCACAGGCGCTGTATGAAAGAGAGGGATTCGAACGCGATGATCACTCTTATTACTACTACAAATCCCTCTGA
- a CDS encoding EamA family transporter → MRKSTTNAYIALAIVSIFWGTTYLASRVGVRHIHGVLLAGIRQAAAGLLITGFFLLKGYKLPQKAVMSKLFVIGTLMLCGGNGMLTWALKYIPSGLGAIIAATIPIWITITSYFLVQRTRISTQLILGMILGFGGVAGIFYNYLSSLMNPDFQFGIVIGFTSCLFWALGSVLTAKWALEVNYLYGAGFQMFFSGIIMLIVAVLFMGQRVDASNFTAELWESLLYLVLVGSVFSYSAYVFALNNLPPAQVSIYAYINPVVAVLLGWLILHEQLTWLTGICSLITVGGVYLVNNAVNKSKKSMATVSK, encoded by the coding sequence ATGCGTAAATCAACTACAAATGCTTACATCGCACTGGCTATCGTAAGTATTTTCTGGGGTACAACTTACCTGGCATCCAGGGTGGGCGTACGTCACATTCATGGGGTGTTGCTGGCCGGCATCAGGCAGGCGGCAGCGGGATTGCTGATCACCGGATTCTTTTTACTGAAGGGATATAAGCTGCCGCAGAAAGCGGTAATGTCGAAGTTGTTTGTGATTGGAACGCTGATGCTTTGCGGTGGGAACGGGATGCTCACCTGGGCGCTGAAATATATACCCAGTGGCCTGGGTGCTATTATCGCCGCTACCATTCCTATCTGGATCACTATCACCAGTTATTTTTTAGTACAGCGCACGCGGATTAGTACACAGCTGATACTGGGTATGATATTGGGTTTCGGCGGAGTGGCAGGGATCTTTTATAATTATTTATCCAGCTTGATGAATCCGGATTTCCAGTTTGGGATCGTGATTGGTTTTACTTCCTGTTTGTTCTGGGCGCTGGGCTCTGTGCTTACCGCCAAGTGGGCGCTCGAAGTGAACTACCTGTATGGCGCCGGATTCCAGATGTTTTTCAGCGGTATCATCATGCTGATAGTAGCCGTATTATTTATGGGGCAGCGGGTAGATGCGAGCAACTTTACCGCCGAGTTGTGGGAAAGCCTTTTGTACCTCGTATTGGTAGGATCGGTATTTTCTTATTCCGCGTACGTATTTGCGCTGAATAATCTCCCCCCGGCGCAGGTATCCATTTATGCCTACATCAACCCGGTGGTAGCGGTGCTGCTCGGATGGCTCATCTTGCATGAGCAGCTCACCTGGCTTACCGGTATATGTTCTCTGATCACAGTAGGTGGCGTATATCTTGTGAACAATGCTGTTAACAAGAGTAAGAAAAGCATGGCCACCGTGTCAAAATAG
- a CDS encoding pyridoxal-dependent decarboxylase: MEIKLQDDLRRTDQLLQLTKDFSSRFLSAINTLAADKQVSLSARTAMPENGLGGAAALEAFRQQYGNSITAAAGPRYWGFVTGGVTPAALMGDWLTSSLDLNSSDKGAAAFHIETETIALLKEMFGLPEAFLGCFVSGATMSNFTGLAAGRQWLGAQLGVDIAADGMAALSGLKVISGTPHSSISKAMAMLGLGRNQLIRMSVQPDRECVDIDALTTYLEAHPNEPFIYVANAGTVNTVDFDDIAALVALRKKYNFWLHVDAAFGGFAACSDQWKHLLSGWEQADSITIDAHKWLNVPYDSAMIFCRHPQLQSEVFQNAGAAYLGDPAAQFNFINHVPENSRRLRALPAWFSLMAYGKSGYRWMVENDVMLARELGHLLAADAGFVLLAPVRLCVVCFTLNVAEAEEATAVSEFVQRLNDGGIVCITPTVYKGRSAMRAALVNWRTTAKDVQLAYEAMKKLSEEIVNKYSYA, from the coding sequence ATGGAGATAAAATTGCAGGATGATCTCAGGCGTACAGATCAGCTTTTACAGTTAACCAAAGATTTCAGCAGCAGGTTTTTATCAGCTATCAACACGCTGGCGGCCGACAAACAGGTGTCGCTCAGCGCCAGAACAGCTATGCCTGAGAACGGGTTAGGAGGAGCAGCAGCGCTGGAAGCTTTCCGGCAGCAATATGGCAACAGCATCACGGCAGCTGCAGGCCCACGGTACTGGGGATTTGTGACCGGAGGTGTAACGCCGGCAGCGCTGATGGGCGACTGGCTCACGTCGTCCCTGGATCTTAATTCATCTGATAAAGGCGCTGCAGCTTTTCATATAGAAACGGAAACCATTGCTTTATTAAAGGAAATGTTCGGGTTGCCGGAAGCATTTTTGGGTTGTTTTGTATCCGGCGCTACGATGTCTAACTTCACCGGGCTGGCCGCAGGCCGGCAGTGGCTGGGAGCTCAGCTTGGCGTGGATATAGCCGCCGATGGAATGGCGGCTTTATCCGGGCTGAAAGTGATATCCGGTACGCCGCATTCCAGCATTAGCAAAGCAATGGCCATGCTGGGGCTGGGCAGGAATCAGCTGATACGTATGTCCGTGCAGCCCGACCGGGAATGTGTGGACATCGATGCGCTCACCACTTACCTGGAAGCGCATCCCAACGAACCATTTATTTATGTAGCCAATGCCGGCACGGTGAATACCGTTGATTTCGATGATATCGCCGCGCTCGTGGCATTGCGGAAGAAATATAATTTCTGGTTGCATGTAGATGCGGCATTCGGTGGTTTCGCCGCCTGCAGCGATCAGTGGAAGCATTTACTGAGCGGATGGGAGCAGGCAGATAGTATCACCATCGATGCACACAAGTGGTTGAATGTGCCGTACGATTCGGCCATGATTTTTTGCAGGCATCCGCAGTTACAATCCGAGGTGTTTCAGAATGCCGGCGCTGCCTACCTCGGCGACCCGGCGGCGCAGTTCAATTTCATCAATCATGTGCCGGAGAATTCGCGCCGTTTGCGTGCTTTGCCTGCCTGGTTTTCGCTGATGGCGTATGGTAAAAGCGGCTACCGCTGGATGGTGGAAAATGATGTGATGCTGGCGCGTGAATTGGGGCATTTACTGGCAGCAGATGCCGGCTTTGTATTGCTGGCGCCGGTGCGGTTATGCGTGGTGTGTTTCACCCTCAACGTAGCGGAGGCCGAAGAAGCAACTGCGGTGAGCGAGTTTGTGCAGCGCCTCAACGATGGTGGTATCGTTTGTATAACACCAACCGTATACAAAGGCCGGAGCGCCATGCGCGCGGCGCTGGTGAACTGGCGCACCACGGCGAAAGATGTGCAGCTGGCTTACGAAGCAATGAAAAAACTCTCTGAAGAGATCGTGAATAAATACAGTTATGCGTAA
- a CDS encoding methylated-DNA--[protein]-cysteine S-methyltransferase yields the protein MEEGLYHLRIDSPVGPIQISGTDKIINAVLFTEDQPVDFPQPPRLLLDCAQQLFEYFSGERKIFDLPIAQEGTEFQQLVWQQLLYIPFGHTISYQQLARRIHNPKSIRAVGTTNGKNKLVIIVPCHRVIGADGTMVGYGGGLWRKRWLLEHERTDLFTGLM from the coding sequence ATGGAAGAAGGATTGTATCATTTACGTATAGACAGCCCCGTTGGACCCATTCAGATCAGTGGTACCGATAAAATTATTAATGCTGTATTGTTTACCGAAGATCAGCCGGTCGATTTTCCGCAGCCGCCGCGGTTGTTGCTGGATTGTGCCCAGCAGTTGTTTGAATATTTCAGCGGAGAGCGTAAAATATTTGACTTACCGATTGCGCAGGAGGGCACCGAGTTTCAGCAGTTGGTGTGGCAGCAGTTGTTGTATATCCCTTTCGGGCATACGATTTCTTATCAGCAGCTGGCGCGCCGTATCCACAACCCGAAAAGCATTCGCGCCGTGGGTACCACCAATGGAAAAAACAAACTGGTGATCATCGTTCCCTGTCATCGTGTGATCGGAGCCGATGGTACGATGGTGGGCTATGGTGGCGGGTTGTGGCGCAAGCGATGGCTGTTGGAGCACGAACGTACAGATCTCTTTACAGGATTAATGTGA
- a CDS encoding DNA-3-methyladenine glycosylase: protein MDLQKILVPINDHRHFSFDECLKFLGRSDRECLHYIRNGKVQRMLLSDGEPVAIEIGPGNEPDHLEVTVLAPAGNHINETPVKQFITHWLHLDADLQPFYDYTRTDPLLKGLAEDYNGLRLIGMPDLFEAISWPIIGQQINLPFAYTLRQRLIQQFGYHTVVNGTDFYLYPHPAVIAAISPEQLAPLQFSRSKAQYLVEVARQMASGALTSEKLDAMSYDDARAALVAIKGIGNWSANYTLMKYRRFPQSVLLEDVGLQNAIKNRLNLDAKPSMAALQAYAQPWKDHAAYAIFYLWRSLLPR from the coding sequence ATGGATTTACAAAAGATATTAGTGCCCATCAACGATCACCGGCATTTCTCGTTCGATGAATGTCTGAAGTTCCTGGGGCGGTCCGACAGAGAGTGCCTGCACTACATCAGGAATGGAAAAGTACAACGGATGTTGCTGTCGGACGGAGAGCCGGTGGCCATAGAAATTGGTCCGGGTAACGAGCCGGATCATCTGGAAGTAACCGTGCTGGCGCCTGCAGGCAACCACATAAACGAAACGCCGGTAAAGCAGTTTATCACACATTGGCTGCACCTGGATGCAGATCTGCAGCCATTTTATGATTACACCCGTACAGACCCTTTGTTGAAAGGGCTGGCGGAAGACTATAACGGGCTTCGGCTCATTGGTATGCCCGATCTGTTTGAAGCGATCAGCTGGCCGATAATAGGCCAGCAGATCAACCTGCCGTTTGCTTACACGCTGCGGCAACGGCTTATACAACAGTTCGGGTATCATACCGTGGTGAACGGAACGGATTTTTATTTGTATCCGCACCCGGCGGTGATAGCGGCTATCAGCCCTGAGCAGCTGGCGCCGCTCCAGTTTTCGCGCAGCAAGGCACAGTACCTCGTGGAAGTAGCCCGGCAGATGGCCAGCGGCGCACTTACCAGCGAAAAGCTGGATGCCATGAGTTACGACGACGCGAGAGCCGCGCTGGTAGCCATTAAAGGAATAGGCAACTGGTCGGCCAATTATACGTTGATGAAATACCGTCGTTTTCCACAGTCGGTGTTACTGGAGGATGTAGGATTGCAGAATGCAATAAAAAATAGATTAAATTTGGATGCGAAACCTTCAATGGCAGCATTACAGGCATATGCCCAACCCTGGAAGGACCATGCAGCTTATGCTATTTTTTATTTATGGAGATCATTATTACCCCGGTAG
- a CDS encoding carboxymuconolactone decarboxylase family protein, producing MMEARMDPYKLVPGSLKAMLDLQAVVDNCGLDKHLGELIKIRASQINGCVYCLNMHTRDARKLGETEQRIYALSACHEAPYYTDKERAALALTESVTLLSSTHVPDEVYNEALKVFTQQEVAQILMAIVVINAWNRLAVTARKQPD from the coding sequence ATGATGGAAGCAAGAATGGATCCTTACAAACTCGTTCCCGGATCATTAAAAGCAATGTTGGATTTACAGGCAGTGGTCGATAATTGCGGCCTCGACAAGCATCTGGGAGAACTGATAAAGATCAGGGCTTCACAGATCAACGGTTGTGTGTATTGTTTGAATATGCATACCCGCGATGCGCGTAAACTGGGCGAAACAGAACAACGCATTTATGCTTTATCGGCCTGTCACGAAGCACCGTATTATACGGACAAGGAACGGGCAGCACTGGCACTGACAGAATCAGTAACGCTGTTATCCAGCACACATGTGCCTGATGAGGTGTATAATGAAGCGTTGAAAGTATTTACACAACAGGAAGTAGCGCAGATACTGATGGCCATCGTGGTGATTAATGCCTGGAACCGTCTGGCTGTGACCGCACGCAAACAACCTGACTGA
- a CDS encoding nuclear transport factor 2 family protein, with product MTSTKQMADTLVALCRDWKFPEAQALLFDESATNTEPDGLVTNGLAAIMAKEQTFLNNIQERHLLEISDPIVADDFFAIQLWMDVTITGLGRRTRNELCVYQVRDGKIITEQFFYK from the coding sequence ATGACAAGTACAAAACAAATGGCGGATACCCTGGTGGCATTGTGCCGCGACTGGAAATTCCCCGAAGCGCAGGCGCTGCTCTTCGATGAATCGGCTACCAATACAGAACCGGACGGGCTTGTTACCAACGGGCTTGCAGCCATCATGGCGAAAGAACAGACTTTTCTCAATAATATCCAGGAGCGGCATCTGCTGGAAATATCTGACCCCATTGTGGCGGATGATTTTTTTGCCATCCAGTTATGGATGGACGTAACCATTACAGGTTTGGGAAGACGTACCAGAAATGAGCTGTGCGTTTACCAGGTGCGTGACGGAAAGATCATTACAGAACAATTTTTTTACAAATAA
- a CDS encoding winged helix-turn-helix domain-containing protein, with amino-acid sequence MKKRNGFLYLQLAEQLQQMISSGVYAVGDKLPSVRTLQQEHGISISTALQVYSHLERKGWITSKEKSGYFVHYSRSGRAPLPHRYRNCIRLTNANPWNEDQEWAIQMLGTLIRKQY; translated from the coding sequence ATGAAAAAGCGCAACGGATTCTTATATCTGCAACTGGCGGAGCAGTTGCAACAGATGATCAGCAGCGGCGTTTATGCGGTGGGCGATAAACTCCCTTCTGTACGCACGCTGCAACAGGAGCATGGCATCAGCATCAGTACAGCTTTGCAGGTATACAGCCATCTGGAAAGAAAAGGCTGGATTACATCCAAAGAAAAATCGGGCTACTTTGTGCACTACTCCCGCAGCGGGCGGGCGCCGCTGCCGCACCGCTACCGAAACTGCATCCGGCTCACCAATGCCAATCCCTGGAATGAGGACCAGGAATGGGCAATACAGATGTTAGGTACATTGATTCGGAAACAATATTGA
- a CDS encoding PLP-dependent aminotransferase family protein translates to MIKTADHLYLQVADNIEQLIEKEVMKIGEKLPSVRMLSKQQGISLSTAFQAYYHLEAKGLIESRPKSGYYIRFNTKRMPAMPGICLPVKKASEVTVSEMVMEVFSQNWNTGLLNLSVATPPPDLLPAAKMAKAVVHAMRELPHNGIGYEPPQGNALLRSQIARTSLSWGGAVSADDVVITSGCMDALTLCLTAITRPGDTIALESPAYYGSMQLAESLGLKVLEVPTHPITGVDLDYLDKAIPRHKIKACLFVTNFNNPLGACMPDKNKKALVDMMVRHDIALIEDDIYGDLYFGKQRPVTCKTFDKYGHVLLCNSFSKSLAPGYRVGWAIPGRYKEKVLMTKHNHSIASASLPQAAIGHFLEIGRYEFHLRNLRKMLHTQCLRYSQAISEYFPESARISRPQGGCVLWIELEDHINTFELFQQALKHKVSFCPGRIFSLQNRYSNCMRISFGPHWSKAVDDGLKTLGKLIRKMG, encoded by the coding sequence ATGATTAAAACCGCCGATCACCTGTATTTGCAGGTAGCTGACAATATTGAGCAGCTGATAGAAAAAGAAGTGATGAAAATCGGGGAAAAGCTGCCATCCGTAAGGATGCTGAGCAAGCAGCAGGGTATTAGTCTGAGTACGGCTTTTCAGGCATATTATCACCTGGAGGCGAAAGGATTGATAGAATCGCGCCCTAAATCGGGCTATTATATACGTTTTAATACGAAACGCATGCCTGCCATGCCGGGGATCTGTTTGCCGGTGAAGAAAGCCAGTGAAGTAACGGTAAGCGAGATGGTGATGGAAGTATTCAGTCAGAACTGGAATACGGGGCTATTGAACCTTTCAGTGGCTACCCCTCCGCCGGATCTGTTGCCGGCGGCGAAGATGGCTAAGGCCGTGGTACATGCCATGCGGGAGCTGCCACATAATGGCATCGGCTACGAGCCACCACAGGGCAATGCGCTGCTGCGGAGCCAGATAGCCCGCACTTCGCTTTCCTGGGGCGGCGCGGTAAGTGCCGACGATGTGGTGATCACCAGCGGCTGCATGGATGCGCTCACGCTGTGTTTAACGGCTATCACCCGCCCGGGCGATACCATTGCGTTGGAAAGCCCGGCATATTATGGTTCTATGCAACTGGCTGAAAGCCTGGGGCTGAAAGTGCTGGAAGTGCCCACCCATCCGATAACCGGCGTGGATCTGGATTACCTCGATAAAGCGATTCCGCGGCATAAAATAAAAGCCTGCCTGTTTGTAACCAACTTCAACAACCCGCTGGGCGCCTGTATGCCGGATAAAAATAAAAAGGCATTGGTGGATATGATGGTCAGACATGATATTGCGCTGATAGAAGATGATATTTACGGCGATCTCTACTTTGGCAAACAACGCCCGGTTACCTGTAAAACATTCGATAAGTACGGGCATGTGCTGCTTTGCAACTCGTTTTCCAAGTCGCTCGCACCGGGTTACCGCGTAGGCTGGGCCATTCCGGGCCGTTACAAGGAAAAAGTACTGATGACCAAGCACAACCACTCCATCGCGTCGGCATCATTGCCCCAGGCCGCTATCGGTCATTTCCTGGAAATAGGCCGTTACGAATTTCATTTGCGGAATTTGCGCAAGATGTTGCACACCCAGTGTTTACGCTACTCTCAGGCCATCAGCGAATATTTTCCTGAAAGCGCGCGCATCTCAAGGCCACAGGGCGGTTGTGTATTATGGATAGAACTGGAAGATCATATCAATACGTTTGAATTATTCCAGCAGGCGCTTAAACATAAGGTCAGCTTTTGCCCGGGCCGTATCTTCTCCCTGCAAAACCGCTACAGCAATTGTATGCGCATCAGCTTCGGTCCGCATTGGAGCAAAGCAGTGGATGATGGTCTTAAAACATTGGGGAAATTAATTCGCAAAATGGGTTAA